From a single Andrena cerasifolii isolate SP2316 chromosome 8, iyAndCera1_principal, whole genome shotgun sequence genomic region:
- the LOC143372664 gene encoding putative G-protein coupled receptor B0563.6 isoform X1 gives MLTGVLEGTLLCCESENFTWDGMDEAGGSHVLHEARSLLRIIYRIMIPTIVTSGIFGNILILAVLSSPIFRGISYLYLRGVAFAHVGVLLSWIPISIRLGRGIRNNYPSVFYHAHLELVAVNTFAIATILIMACLIVDRYIYIFFPARIRSRNARKNCRSFILYSFILGFAVSAPLAAMRAVYERPEDDGTHFALRENISITGTGLWSAYIWTMEILMRLCPTMILLLLNSIVVKRFLHLNAKKKEFQSVSEKYRTANVSDPSLFTRNRGYREEQHLVTLMSVMAACFMVTMIPSILIPFVYHDYETTDVGYRLFRAFAAVTELCNFAVHVVIYLSCSKQFREEFLKILQNKCRKNVEEEDERPVGEIEDYSRHGTTVRLTPEPTKLNSPGSSSKLNTMEQDKESELLNASDIV, from the exons TGCGCATTATTTATAGAATAATGATCCCGACGATAGTGACCAGCGGAATCTTCGGCAATATTTTAATACTCGCGGTTCTGTCCTCGCCAATCTTTCGGGGGATCTCGTATTTGTACCTGAGGGGAGTTGCATTTGCGCACGTAGGGGTTCTCTTGTCGTGGATACCGATAT CGATCAGGCTTGGACGTGGGATAAGGAACAACTATCCATCGGTATTCTACCACGCTCATTTAGAGCTGGTCGCCGTGAACACCTTCGCCATCGCCACCATCTTGATCATGGCCTGCTTGATTGTCGACCGATACATCTACATATTCTTCCCGGCCCGTATACGCAGCAGAAATGCTCGCAAGAATTGCCGCTCATTCATCCTGTACTCGTTCATTCTCGGATTCGCG GTGAGCGCTCCGCTGGCTGCGATGAGAGCGGTGTACGAGCGACCAGAGGATGACGGTACGCATTTCGCTTTACGGGAGAATATTTCAATCACGGGGACCGGATTATGGAGCGCGTATATTTGGACCATGGAGATCTTGATGCGCCTTTGCCCCACGATGATTCTTCTTCTACTGAACAGCATCGTTGTTAAGAGATTTCTGCACCTGAACGCGAAGAAGAAAGAATTCCAGTCGGTCTCGGAGAAGTATCGTACAGCAAACGTCTCCGACCCGTCTCTGTTCACTCGTAATCGAGGATACAG AGAAGAACAACACTTGGTTACGCTGATGTCGGTCATGGCAGCGTGCTTCATGGTGACAATGATACCATCGATACTTATCCCGTTCGTGTACCACGATTACGAGACCACGGACGTTGGCTACCGCTTATTTAGAGCGTTCGCCGCTGTTACGGAACTTTGTAATTTTGCGGTTCACGTTGTCATATATCTCTCGTGTAGCAAGCAATTCCGTGAGGAGTTTCTCAAGATTCTTCAG AACAAATGCAGGAAGAAcgtggaagaagaagatgaacgaCCAGTAGGGGAAATCGAAGATTATAGTCGACACGGGACGACGGTTCGATTAACACCTGAACCGACCAAATTAAACTCCCCCGGTTCCAGCAGTAAATTGAATACCATGGAGCAAGATAAAGAATCGGAGTTATTGAACGCTTCGGATATTGTTTAA
- the LOC143372664 gene encoding putative G-protein coupled receptor B0563.6 isoform X2 has product MDEAGGSHVLHEARSLLRIIYRIMIPTIVTSGIFGNILILAVLSSPIFRGISYLYLRGVAFAHVGVLLSWIPISIRLGRGIRNNYPSVFYHAHLELVAVNTFAIATILIMACLIVDRYIYIFFPARIRSRNARKNCRSFILYSFILGFAVSAPLAAMRAVYERPEDDGTHFALRENISITGTGLWSAYIWTMEILMRLCPTMILLLLNSIVVKRFLHLNAKKKEFQSVSEKYRTANVSDPSLFTRNRGYREEQHLVTLMSVMAACFMVTMIPSILIPFVYHDYETTDVGYRLFRAFAAVTELCNFAVHVVIYLSCSKQFREEFLKILQNKCRKNVEEEDERPVGEIEDYSRHGTTVRLTPEPTKLNSPGSSSKLNTMEQDKESELLNASDIV; this is encoded by the exons TGCGCATTATTTATAGAATAATGATCCCGACGATAGTGACCAGCGGAATCTTCGGCAATATTTTAATACTCGCGGTTCTGTCCTCGCCAATCTTTCGGGGGATCTCGTATTTGTACCTGAGGGGAGTTGCATTTGCGCACGTAGGGGTTCTCTTGTCGTGGATACCGATAT CGATCAGGCTTGGACGTGGGATAAGGAACAACTATCCATCGGTATTCTACCACGCTCATTTAGAGCTGGTCGCCGTGAACACCTTCGCCATCGCCACCATCTTGATCATGGCCTGCTTGATTGTCGACCGATACATCTACATATTCTTCCCGGCCCGTATACGCAGCAGAAATGCTCGCAAGAATTGCCGCTCATTCATCCTGTACTCGTTCATTCTCGGATTCGCG GTGAGCGCTCCGCTGGCTGCGATGAGAGCGGTGTACGAGCGACCAGAGGATGACGGTACGCATTTCGCTTTACGGGAGAATATTTCAATCACGGGGACCGGATTATGGAGCGCGTATATTTGGACCATGGAGATCTTGATGCGCCTTTGCCCCACGATGATTCTTCTTCTACTGAACAGCATCGTTGTTAAGAGATTTCTGCACCTGAACGCGAAGAAGAAAGAATTCCAGTCGGTCTCGGAGAAGTATCGTACAGCAAACGTCTCCGACCCGTCTCTGTTCACTCGTAATCGAGGATACAG AGAAGAACAACACTTGGTTACGCTGATGTCGGTCATGGCAGCGTGCTTCATGGTGACAATGATACCATCGATACTTATCCCGTTCGTGTACCACGATTACGAGACCACGGACGTTGGCTACCGCTTATTTAGAGCGTTCGCCGCTGTTACGGAACTTTGTAATTTTGCGGTTCACGTTGTCATATATCTCTCGTGTAGCAAGCAATTCCGTGAGGAGTTTCTCAAGATTCTTCAG AACAAATGCAGGAAGAAcgtggaagaagaagatgaacgaCCAGTAGGGGAAATCGAAGATTATAGTCGACACGGGACGACGGTTCGATTAACACCTGAACCGACCAAATTAAACTCCCCCGGTTCCAGCAGTAAATTGAATACCATGGAGCAAGATAAAGAATCGGAGTTATTGAACGCTTCGGATATTGTTTAA